A genomic region of Pongo pygmaeus isolate AG05252 chromosome 7, NHGRI_mPonPyg2-v2.0_pri, whole genome shotgun sequence contains the following coding sequences:
- the YTHDF3 gene encoding YTH domain-containing family protein 3 isoform X2, with amino-acid sequence MSATSVDQRPKGQGNKVSVQNGSIHQKDAVNDDDFEPYLSSQTNQSNSYPPMSDPYMPSYYAPSIGFPYSLGEAAWSTAGDQPMPYLTTYGQMSNGEHHYIPDGVFSQPGALGNTPPFLGQHGFNFFPGNADFSTWGTSGSQGQSTQSSAYSSSYGYPPSSLGRAITDGQAGFGNDTLSKVPGISSIEQGMTGLKIGGDLTAAVTKTVGTALSSSGMTSIATNSVPPVSSAAPKPTSWAAIARKPAKPQPKLKPKGNVGIGGSAVPPPPIKHNMNIGTWDEKGSVVKAPPTQPVLPPQTIIQQPQPLIQPPPLVQSQLPQQQPQPPQPQQQQGPQPQAQPHQVQPQQQQLQNRWVAPRNRGAGFNQNNGAGSENFGLGVVPVSASPSSVEVHPVLEKLKAINNYNPKDFDWNLKNGRVFIIKSYSEDDIHRSIKYSIWCSTEHGNKRLDAAYRSLNGKGPLYLLFSVNGSGHFCGVAEMKSVVDYNAYAGVWSQDKWKGKFEVKWIFVKDVPNNQLRHIRLENNDNKPVTNSRDTQEVPLEKAKQVLKIIATFKHTTSIFDDFAHYEKRQEEEEAMRRERNRNKQ; translated from the coding sequence AGTAACAGCTATCCACCAATGTCAGATCCATACATGCCTAGTTACTATGCTCCATCCATTGGATTTCCATATTCTCTTGGGGAAGCAGCATGGTCCACAGCTGGAGACCAGCCTATGCCATATCTGACAACCTATGGACAAATGAGTAATGGAGAACATCACTATATACCAGATGGTGTATTTAGTCAACCTGGGGCATTAGGAAATACCCCTCCATTTCTTGGTCAACATGGATTTAACTTTTTTCCTGGTAATGCTGATTTCTCTACATGGGGGACAAGTGGATCTCAGGGACAATCAACACAAAGTTCTGCTTATAGTAGCAGTTATGGCTATCCACCTAGTTCTCTTGGGAGAGCTATTACTGATGGACAggctggatttggcaatgatacTTTGAGTAAGGTGCCTGGCATTAGCAGTATTGAGCAAGGCATGACTGGACTGAAAATTGGTGGTGACCTGACAGCTGCAGTGACAAAAACTGTAGGTACAGCTTTGAGCAGCAGTGGTATGACTAGCATTGCAACCAATAGTGTACCCCCAGTTAGCAGTGCAGCACCTAAACCAACCTCCTGGGCTGCCATTGCCAGAAAGCCTGCCAAACCTCAACCGAAACTTAAACCCAAGGGCAATGTGGGAATTGGGGGTTCTGCTGTACCACCACCTCCTATAAAACACAACATGAATATTGGAACTTGGGATGAAAAGGGGTCAGTGGTAAAGGCTCCACCAACCCAACCAGTTCTGCCTCCTCAAACTATAATCCAGCAGCCTCAGCCATTAATTCAACCACCACCATTGGTGCAAAGCCAACTGCCTCAACAGCAGCCTCAACCACCACAACCACAGCAGCAACAAGGACCTCAGCCACAGGCCCAGCCTCACCAAGTGCAGCCTCAACAGCAGCAGCTGCAGAATCGCTGGGTAGCTCCTCGGAACAGGGGAGCAGGCTTCAACCAGAACAATGGAGCGGGCAGTGAAAACTTTGGTTTAGGTGTTGTACCTGTCAGTGCTTCACCTTCTAGTGTAGAAGTGCATCCCGTGCTGGAAAAGCTAAAGGCCATAAACAACTATAATCCCAAAGACTTTGATTGGAATCTGAAGAATGGACGTGTGTTTATAATTAAAAGCTACTCTGAGGATGACATACATCGTTCCATTAAATACTCTATCTGGTGTAGTACTGAGCATGGTAATAAGCGTTTGGATGCAGCTTACCGTTCCCTGAATGGGAAAGGCCCACTCTATTTACTCTTCAGTGTGAATGGCAGTGGACATTTTTGTGGAGTGGCTGAAATGAAGTCTGTTGTGGACTATAATGCGTATGCTGGTGTCTGGTCTCAGGATAAGTGGAAGGGCAAATTTGAAGTTAAATGGATCTTTGTCAAAGATGTTCCCAATAACCAATTACGGCATATTCGCttagaaaataatgacaacaaaCCGGTTACCAATTCAAGGGACACTCAAGAGGTACCGCTAGAAAAAGCTAAGCAAGTGCTTAAAATAATTGCTACTTTCAAGCATACCACCTCAATCTTTGATGACTTTGCACATTATGAAAAGCGTCAAGAAGAGGAGGAAGCCATGCGTAGG
- the YTHDF3 gene encoding YTH domain-containing family protein 3 isoform X3 translates to MSDPYMPSYYAPSIGFPYSLGEAAWSTAGDQPMPYLTTYGQMSNGEHHYIPDGVFSQPGALGNTPPFLGQHGFNFFPGNADFSTWGTSGSQGQSTQSSAYSSSYGYPPSSLGRAITDGQAGFGNDTLSKVPGISSIEQGMTGLKIGGDLTAAVTKTVGTALSSSGMTSIATNSVPPVSSAAPKPTSWAAIARKPAKPQPKLKPKGNVGIGGSAVPPPPIKHNMNIGTWDEKGSVVKAPPTQPVLPPQTIIQQPQPLIQPPPLVQSQLPQQQPQPPQPQQQQGPQPQAQPHQVQPQQQQLQNRWVAPRNRGAGFNQNNGAGSENFGLGVVPVSASPSSVEVHPVLEKLKAINNYNPKDFDWNLKNGRVFIIKSYSEDDIHRSIKYSIWCSTEHGNKRLDAAYRSLNGKGPLYLLFSVNGSGHFCGVAEMKSVVDYNAYAGVWSQDKWKGKFEVKWIFVKDVPNNQLRHIRLENNDNKPVTNSRDTQEVPLEKAKQVLKIIATFKHTTSIFDDFAHYEKRQEEEEAMRRERNRNKQ, encoded by the coding sequence ATGTCAGATCCATACATGCCTAGTTACTATGCTCCATCCATTGGATTTCCATATTCTCTTGGGGAAGCAGCATGGTCCACAGCTGGAGACCAGCCTATGCCATATCTGACAACCTATGGACAAATGAGTAATGGAGAACATCACTATATACCAGATGGTGTATTTAGTCAACCTGGGGCATTAGGAAATACCCCTCCATTTCTTGGTCAACATGGATTTAACTTTTTTCCTGGTAATGCTGATTTCTCTACATGGGGGACAAGTGGATCTCAGGGACAATCAACACAAAGTTCTGCTTATAGTAGCAGTTATGGCTATCCACCTAGTTCTCTTGGGAGAGCTATTACTGATGGACAggctggatttggcaatgatacTTTGAGTAAGGTGCCTGGCATTAGCAGTATTGAGCAAGGCATGACTGGACTGAAAATTGGTGGTGACCTGACAGCTGCAGTGACAAAAACTGTAGGTACAGCTTTGAGCAGCAGTGGTATGACTAGCATTGCAACCAATAGTGTACCCCCAGTTAGCAGTGCAGCACCTAAACCAACCTCCTGGGCTGCCATTGCCAGAAAGCCTGCCAAACCTCAACCGAAACTTAAACCCAAGGGCAATGTGGGAATTGGGGGTTCTGCTGTACCACCACCTCCTATAAAACACAACATGAATATTGGAACTTGGGATGAAAAGGGGTCAGTGGTAAAGGCTCCACCAACCCAACCAGTTCTGCCTCCTCAAACTATAATCCAGCAGCCTCAGCCATTAATTCAACCACCACCATTGGTGCAAAGCCAACTGCCTCAACAGCAGCCTCAACCACCACAACCACAGCAGCAACAAGGACCTCAGCCACAGGCCCAGCCTCACCAAGTGCAGCCTCAACAGCAGCAGCTGCAGAATCGCTGGGTAGCTCCTCGGAACAGGGGAGCAGGCTTCAACCAGAACAATGGAGCGGGCAGTGAAAACTTTGGTTTAGGTGTTGTACCTGTCAGTGCTTCACCTTCTAGTGTAGAAGTGCATCCCGTGCTGGAAAAGCTAAAGGCCATAAACAACTATAATCCCAAAGACTTTGATTGGAATCTGAAGAATGGACGTGTGTTTATAATTAAAAGCTACTCTGAGGATGACATACATCGTTCCATTAAATACTCTATCTGGTGTAGTACTGAGCATGGTAATAAGCGTTTGGATGCAGCTTACCGTTCCCTGAATGGGAAAGGCCCACTCTATTTACTCTTCAGTGTGAATGGCAGTGGACATTTTTGTGGAGTGGCTGAAATGAAGTCTGTTGTGGACTATAATGCGTATGCTGGTGTCTGGTCTCAGGATAAGTGGAAGGGCAAATTTGAAGTTAAATGGATCTTTGTCAAAGATGTTCCCAATAACCAATTACGGCATATTCGCttagaaaataatgacaacaaaCCGGTTACCAATTCAAGGGACACTCAAGAGGTACCGCTAGAAAAAGCTAAGCAAGTGCTTAAAATAATTGCTACTTTCAAGCATACCACCTCAATCTTTGATGACTTTGCACATTATGAAAAGCGTCAAGAAGAGGAGGAAGCCATGCGTAGG
- the YTHDF3 gene encoding YTH domain-containing family protein 3 isoform X1: protein MFYLDLTLFHRAEETGEESFSVQNGSIHQKDAVNDDDFEPYLSSQTNQSNSYPPMSDPYMPSYYAPSIGFPYSLGEAAWSTAGDQPMPYLTTYGQMSNGEHHYIPDGVFSQPGALGNTPPFLGQHGFNFFPGNADFSTWGTSGSQGQSTQSSAYSSSYGYPPSSLGRAITDGQAGFGNDTLSKVPGISSIEQGMTGLKIGGDLTAAVTKTVGTALSSSGMTSIATNSVPPVSSAAPKPTSWAAIARKPAKPQPKLKPKGNVGIGGSAVPPPPIKHNMNIGTWDEKGSVVKAPPTQPVLPPQTIIQQPQPLIQPPPLVQSQLPQQQPQPPQPQQQQGPQPQAQPHQVQPQQQQLQNRWVAPRNRGAGFNQNNGAGSENFGLGVVPVSASPSSVEVHPVLEKLKAINNYNPKDFDWNLKNGRVFIIKSYSEDDIHRSIKYSIWCSTEHGNKRLDAAYRSLNGKGPLYLLFSVNGSGHFCGVAEMKSVVDYNAYAGVWSQDKWKGKFEVKWIFVKDVPNNQLRHIRLENNDNKPVTNSRDTQEVPLEKAKQVLKIIATFKHTTSIFDDFAHYEKRQEEEEAMRRERNRNKQ, encoded by the coding sequence AGTAACAGCTATCCACCAATGTCAGATCCATACATGCCTAGTTACTATGCTCCATCCATTGGATTTCCATATTCTCTTGGGGAAGCAGCATGGTCCACAGCTGGAGACCAGCCTATGCCATATCTGACAACCTATGGACAAATGAGTAATGGAGAACATCACTATATACCAGATGGTGTATTTAGTCAACCTGGGGCATTAGGAAATACCCCTCCATTTCTTGGTCAACATGGATTTAACTTTTTTCCTGGTAATGCTGATTTCTCTACATGGGGGACAAGTGGATCTCAGGGACAATCAACACAAAGTTCTGCTTATAGTAGCAGTTATGGCTATCCACCTAGTTCTCTTGGGAGAGCTATTACTGATGGACAggctggatttggcaatgatacTTTGAGTAAGGTGCCTGGCATTAGCAGTATTGAGCAAGGCATGACTGGACTGAAAATTGGTGGTGACCTGACAGCTGCAGTGACAAAAACTGTAGGTACAGCTTTGAGCAGCAGTGGTATGACTAGCATTGCAACCAATAGTGTACCCCCAGTTAGCAGTGCAGCACCTAAACCAACCTCCTGGGCTGCCATTGCCAGAAAGCCTGCCAAACCTCAACCGAAACTTAAACCCAAGGGCAATGTGGGAATTGGGGGTTCTGCTGTACCACCACCTCCTATAAAACACAACATGAATATTGGAACTTGGGATGAAAAGGGGTCAGTGGTAAAGGCTCCACCAACCCAACCAGTTCTGCCTCCTCAAACTATAATCCAGCAGCCTCAGCCATTAATTCAACCACCACCATTGGTGCAAAGCCAACTGCCTCAACAGCAGCCTCAACCACCACAACCACAGCAGCAACAAGGACCTCAGCCACAGGCCCAGCCTCACCAAGTGCAGCCTCAACAGCAGCAGCTGCAGAATCGCTGGGTAGCTCCTCGGAACAGGGGAGCAGGCTTCAACCAGAACAATGGAGCGGGCAGTGAAAACTTTGGTTTAGGTGTTGTACCTGTCAGTGCTTCACCTTCTAGTGTAGAAGTGCATCCCGTGCTGGAAAAGCTAAAGGCCATAAACAACTATAATCCCAAAGACTTTGATTGGAATCTGAAGAATGGACGTGTGTTTATAATTAAAAGCTACTCTGAGGATGACATACATCGTTCCATTAAATACTCTATCTGGTGTAGTACTGAGCATGGTAATAAGCGTTTGGATGCAGCTTACCGTTCCCTGAATGGGAAAGGCCCACTCTATTTACTCTTCAGTGTGAATGGCAGTGGACATTTTTGTGGAGTGGCTGAAATGAAGTCTGTTGTGGACTATAATGCGTATGCTGGTGTCTGGTCTCAGGATAAGTGGAAGGGCAAATTTGAAGTTAAATGGATCTTTGTCAAAGATGTTCCCAATAACCAATTACGGCATATTCGCttagaaaataatgacaacaaaCCGGTTACCAATTCAAGGGACACTCAAGAGGTACCGCTAGAAAAAGCTAAGCAAGTGCTTAAAATAATTGCTACTTTCAAGCATACCACCTCAATCTTTGATGACTTTGCACATTATGAAAAGCGTCAAGAAGAGGAGGAAGCCATGCGTAGG